The Columba livia isolate bColLiv1 breed racing homer chromosome 18, bColLiv1.pat.W.v2, whole genome shotgun sequence genome includes a region encoding these proteins:
- the LOC102093290 gene encoding coiled-coil domain-containing protein 42-like isoform X2, producing MPSILFSRFLHPSFPHGGKLPDLHHFSLLSSLPSPPCSSLCPPLLCQRVPCWGCHAARRHLRWCWVALARHPTLDTVQHPAQAPDPTCNLDGNFCGRKHRLTEEGSLSPFVRLQEKRKEAKQVQKALEEKREAFKETMADIARRWRELHAKEDQLKTYMEKSMRRLKEDDKLRVQALKKAMREREQKTQKEMELVRAKKKLKALKKEHQKLSKQVQKYSIFKEYLEDVVKISPQFEDIQDVISRYKLLVRTRKDLQQSQEKDKEMIKQTKVLLDRYEAEKEAETLQYQNELEQLQQRFAQAQSDVRSWTARWADIQNRNVKNGLMLTTMKMAIHNLFQCVNTQLKAKVHVPKDDSLRQLDMVEPSQTPLPAQKEEQ from the exons ATGCCCTCCATCCTCTTCTCCCGTTtcctccatccctccttcccccacGGTGGCAAACTCCCCGATCTCCACCACTTcagcctcctctcctccctcccttccccaccctgttcctccctgtgccccccctTGCTCTGTCAGAGGGTTCCCTGCTGGGGATGCCATGCGGCCAGACGGCATCTGAGATGGTGCTGGGTTGCTCTGGCCCGTCATCCCACTCTGGACACAGTCCAGCACCCTGCCCAGGCACCAGACCCAACGTGTAACCTTGATGGAAACTTCTGTGGCAGGAAACACAGGCTGACAGAGGAGGGCTCCCTGTCTCCATTTGTTCGCctccaggagaagaggaaagaagccaAGCAGGTGCAAAAGGCTCTGGAGGAGAAGCGAGag GCCTTCAAGGAGACGATGGCCGACATAGCCCGCCGGTGGAGGGAACTCCATGCCAAGGAGGACCAGCTGAAAACCTACATGGAGAAATCTATGAGGAGGTTAAAG GAAGATGATAAGCTGCGAGTCCAAGCTCTGAAGAAAGCcatgagagaaagagagcagaaaacacaaaaggagaTGGAGCTTGTGAGGGCTAAGAAGAAACTCAAAGCCCTGAAAAAGGAACACCAGAAGCTGAGCAAGCAAGTGCAGAAGTACTCCATCTTCAAAGAATACCTGGAGGACGTGGTGAAGATCTCACCACAG TTTGAGGACATCCAGGACGTCATTTCCCGCTACAAGCTGCTGGTGAGGACGCGCAAGGACCTGCAGCAGTCACaagagaaggacaaggaaatgATTAAGCAAACcaaggtgctcctggaccggtACGAGGCAGAGAAAGAAGCTGAGACCCTGCAGTACCAAAatgagctggagcagctccaACAACGTTTTGCGCAGGCTCAAAGTGATGTCCGCTCCTGG ACTGCTCGCTGGGCCGACATCCAGAACAGGAATGTCAAGAATGGCCTCATGCTGACGACTATGAAGATGGCCATCCACAACCTCTTCCAGTGCGTGAACACgcagctgaaagcaaaagtgCATGTGCCGAAGGATGACAGCCTCAGACAGCTGGACATGGTAGAGCCAAGCCAgacccccctccctgcccagaaAGAGGAGCAGTAA
- the LOC102093290 gene encoding coiled-coil domain-containing protein 42-like isoform X4, which yields MAAKDEEDLPAYFLKQYRQNLLPLLRKHRLTEEGSLSPFVRLQEKRKEAKQVQKALEEKREEDDKLRVQALKKAMREREQKTQKEMELVRAKKKLKALKKEHQKLSKQVQKYSIFKEYLEDVVKISPQFEDIQDVISRYKLLVRTRKDLQQSQEKDKEMIKQTKVLLDRYEAEKEAETLQYQNELEQLQQRFAQAQSDVRSWTARWADIQNRNVKNGLMLTTMKMAIHNLFQCVNTQLKAKVHVPKDDSLRQLDMIQQSILDLNDIVTEVKRRTWRATGEQLSTSIKGKRRTESPRDVVLRP from the exons ATGGCCGCCAAAGATGAAGAGGACCTGCCGGCCTATTTCCTCAAGCAGTACAGGCAGAACCTCCTGCCCTTGCTCAG GAAACACAGGCTGACAGAGGAGGGCTCCCTGTCTCCATTTGTTCGCctccaggagaagaggaaagaagccaAGCAGGTGCAAAAGGCTCTGGAGGAGAAGCGAGag GAAGATGATAAGCTGCGAGTCCAAGCTCTGAAGAAAGCcatgagagaaagagagcagaaaacacaaaaggagaTGGAGCTTGTGAGGGCTAAGAAGAAACTCAAAGCCCTGAAAAAGGAACACCAGAAGCTGAGCAAGCAAGTGCAGAAGTACTCCATCTTCAAAGAATACCTGGAGGACGTGGTGAAGATCTCACCACAG TTTGAGGACATCCAGGACGTCATTTCCCGCTACAAGCTGCTGGTGAGGACGCGCAAGGACCTGCAGCAGTCACaagagaaggacaaggaaatgATTAAGCAAACcaaggtgctcctggaccggtACGAGGCAGAGAAAGAAGCTGAGACCCTGCAGTACCAAAatgagctggagcagctccaACAACGTTTTGCGCAGGCTCAAAGTGATGTCCGCTCCTGG ACTGCTCGCTGGGCCGACATCCAGAACAGGAATGTCAAGAATGGCCTCATGCTGACGACTATGAAGATGGCCATCCACAACCTCTTCCAGTGCGTGAACACgcagctgaaagcaaaagtgCATGTGCCGAAGGATGACAGCCTCAGACAGCTGGACATG ATTCAGCAGTCTATCCTAGACCTCAATGACATCGTTACGGAGGTGAAACGAAGGACATGGAGAGCCACCGGCGAGCAGCTAAGCACGAGCATTAAGGGCAAGAGGAGGACAGAGAGCCCTAGGGATGTTGTGTTACGTCCGTGA
- the LOC102093290 gene encoding coiled-coil domain-containing protein 42-like isoform X1, translating to MPSILFSRFLHPSFPHGGKLPDLHHFSLLSSLPSPPCSSLCPPLLCQRVPCWGCHAARRHLRWCWVALARHPTLDTVQHPAQAPDPTCNLDGNFCGRKHRLTEEGSLSPFVRLQEKRKEAKQVQKALEEKREAFKETMADIARRWRELHAKEDQLKTYMEKSMRRLKEDDKLRVQALKKAMREREQKTQKEMELVRAKKKLKALKKEHQKLSKQVQKYSIFKEYLEDVVKISPQFEDIQDVISRYKLLVRTRKDLQQSQEKDKEMIKQTKVLLDRYEAEKEAETLQYQNELEQLQQRFAQAQSDVRSWTARWADIQNRNVKNGLMLTTMKMAIHNLFQCVNTQLKAKVHVPKDDSLRQLDMIQQSILDLNDIVTEVKRRTWRATGEQLSTSIKGKRRTESPRDVVLRP from the exons ATGCCCTCCATCCTCTTCTCCCGTTtcctccatccctccttcccccacGGTGGCAAACTCCCCGATCTCCACCACTTcagcctcctctcctccctcccttccccaccctgttcctccctgtgccccccctTGCTCTGTCAGAGGGTTCCCTGCTGGGGATGCCATGCGGCCAGACGGCATCTGAGATGGTGCTGGGTTGCTCTGGCCCGTCATCCCACTCTGGACACAGTCCAGCACCCTGCCCAGGCACCAGACCCAACGTGTAACCTTGATGGAAACTTCTGTGGCAGGAAACACAGGCTGACAGAGGAGGGCTCCCTGTCTCCATTTGTTCGCctccaggagaagaggaaagaagccaAGCAGGTGCAAAAGGCTCTGGAGGAGAAGCGAGag GCCTTCAAGGAGACGATGGCCGACATAGCCCGCCGGTGGAGGGAACTCCATGCCAAGGAGGACCAGCTGAAAACCTACATGGAGAAATCTATGAGGAGGTTAAAG GAAGATGATAAGCTGCGAGTCCAAGCTCTGAAGAAAGCcatgagagaaagagagcagaaaacacaaaaggagaTGGAGCTTGTGAGGGCTAAGAAGAAACTCAAAGCCCTGAAAAAGGAACACCAGAAGCTGAGCAAGCAAGTGCAGAAGTACTCCATCTTCAAAGAATACCTGGAGGACGTGGTGAAGATCTCACCACAG TTTGAGGACATCCAGGACGTCATTTCCCGCTACAAGCTGCTGGTGAGGACGCGCAAGGACCTGCAGCAGTCACaagagaaggacaaggaaatgATTAAGCAAACcaaggtgctcctggaccggtACGAGGCAGAGAAAGAAGCTGAGACCCTGCAGTACCAAAatgagctggagcagctccaACAACGTTTTGCGCAGGCTCAAAGTGATGTCCGCTCCTGG ACTGCTCGCTGGGCCGACATCCAGAACAGGAATGTCAAGAATGGCCTCATGCTGACGACTATGAAGATGGCCATCCACAACCTCTTCCAGTGCGTGAACACgcagctgaaagcaaaagtgCATGTGCCGAAGGATGACAGCCTCAGACAGCTGGACATG ATTCAGCAGTCTATCCTAGACCTCAATGACATCGTTACGGAGGTGAAACGAAGGACATGGAGAGCCACCGGCGAGCAGCTAAGCACGAGCATTAAGGGCAAGAGGAGGACAGAGAGCCCTAGGGATGTTGTGTTACGTCCGTGA
- the LOC135575697 gene encoding uncharacterized protein LOC135575697, with protein MFAGRTIQPASHSPGGSSSASLRSLRAAPLGPMPNEDIDVGNLEVLEKSRSFSRCLRLAEKEQGAALGADGPAAQQPQPEPSPTSACRVRSCCGQRKSRQERRSRGRSVRMRRWKAQLVSGQKDVEGTRTRSTRAGWRRRLHHNVAQGDVQSWGNLLALRAGNERIYSEVNLCVFRTNIPGNDIQSDRREPMVEFVRPPVYHPPQVKFPHHQPLRTWTDSETPRSPRAAFPRAGPPLEVLCSALAGRAGLILPVF; from the exons atgtttgctggaaggaccattcagccagccagccacagtccaggaggttcctccagtgcatcg CTGCGCTCTCTCAGGGCAGCCCCACTGGGGCCGATGCCCAACGAGGATATTGACGTCGGCAACTTAGAAGTGCTGGAAAAATCACGCAGTTTCAGTCGGTGCTTGAGGCTGGCGGAGAAGGAGCAGGGAGCCGCGCTGGGGGCAGACGGCccggcagcacagcagccccagccag AGCCAAGCCCGACATCAGCCTGCcgcgtgagaagctgctgcggGCAAAGGAAATCAAGACAAGAAAGAAGATCCCGAGGGAGAAGCGTCAGAATGCGGAGATGGAAAGCGCAGCTCGTCTCCGGACAG AAGGACGTTGAAGGGACGCGCACTCGGAGCACCCGCGCTGGCTGGA GGCGTAGGTTACATCACAACGTAGCCCAGGGTGATGTCCAATCCTGGGGGAATCTGCTGGCCCTAAGGGCGGGAAATGAACGGATATATAGTGAAGTAAACTTGTGTGTGTTCAGGACGAACATCCCAGGCAACGACATCCAGTCGG ATAGGAGAGAGCCCATGGTTGAATTTGTGCGGCCGCCCGTTTACCATCCTCCCCAGGTGAAGTTCCCGCACCACCAGCCCCTGAGGACCTGGACAGATAGCGAGACACCAAGGAGCCCACGTGCGGCATTTCCTAGGGCTGGGCCTCCCCTCGAGGtgctctgctctgcgctggcGGGAAGGGCTGGGCTTATCCTTCCTGTATTTTGA
- the LOC102093290 gene encoding coiled-coil domain-containing protein 42-like isoform X3 yields the protein MAAKDEEDLPAYFLKQYRQNLLPLLRKHRLTEEGSLSPFVRLQEKRKEAKQVQKALEEKREAFKETMADIARRWRELHAKEDQLKTYMEKSMRRLKEDDKLRVQALKKAMREREQKTQKEMELVRAKKKLKALKKEHQKLSKQVQKYSIFKEYLEDVVKISPQFEDIQDVISRYKLLVRTRKDLQQSQEKDKEMIKQTKVLLDRYEAEKEAETLQYQNELEQLQQRFAQAQSDVRSWTARWADIQNRNVKNGLMLTTMKMAIHNLFQCVNTQLKAKVHVPKDDSLRQLDMIQQSILDLNDIVTEVKRRTWRATGEQLSTSIKGKRRTESPRDVVLRP from the exons ATGGCCGCCAAAGATGAAGAGGACCTGCCGGCCTATTTCCTCAAGCAGTACAGGCAGAACCTCCTGCCCTTGCTCAG GAAACACAGGCTGACAGAGGAGGGCTCCCTGTCTCCATTTGTTCGCctccaggagaagaggaaagaagccaAGCAGGTGCAAAAGGCTCTGGAGGAGAAGCGAGag GCCTTCAAGGAGACGATGGCCGACATAGCCCGCCGGTGGAGGGAACTCCATGCCAAGGAGGACCAGCTGAAAACCTACATGGAGAAATCTATGAGGAGGTTAAAG GAAGATGATAAGCTGCGAGTCCAAGCTCTGAAGAAAGCcatgagagaaagagagcagaaaacacaaaaggagaTGGAGCTTGTGAGGGCTAAGAAGAAACTCAAAGCCCTGAAAAAGGAACACCAGAAGCTGAGCAAGCAAGTGCAGAAGTACTCCATCTTCAAAGAATACCTGGAGGACGTGGTGAAGATCTCACCACAG TTTGAGGACATCCAGGACGTCATTTCCCGCTACAAGCTGCTGGTGAGGACGCGCAAGGACCTGCAGCAGTCACaagagaaggacaaggaaatgATTAAGCAAACcaaggtgctcctggaccggtACGAGGCAGAGAAAGAAGCTGAGACCCTGCAGTACCAAAatgagctggagcagctccaACAACGTTTTGCGCAGGCTCAAAGTGATGTCCGCTCCTGG ACTGCTCGCTGGGCCGACATCCAGAACAGGAATGTCAAGAATGGCCTCATGCTGACGACTATGAAGATGGCCATCCACAACCTCTTCCAGTGCGTGAACACgcagctgaaagcaaaagtgCATGTGCCGAAGGATGACAGCCTCAGACAGCTGGACATG ATTCAGCAGTCTATCCTAGACCTCAATGACATCGTTACGGAGGTGAAACGAAGGACATGGAGAGCCACCGGCGAGCAGCTAAGCACGAGCATTAAGGGCAAGAGGAGGACAGAGAGCCCTAGGGATGTTGTGTTACGTCCGTGA